The proteins below are encoded in one region of Vicinamibacteria bacterium:
- a CDS encoding winged helix-turn-helix domain-containing protein: protein MAKGLFRFGLFELDRTRGELRREGRRVPIQDQPLRLLELLVERAGGTVGRDEIRNALWPETVHVDFEAGLNAAVRRLREALDDSATNPRYVATVPRRGYRFIAPVETSIASSRKRWPWLLAASVLVVGVLALAVRIFVAPAGPIRVAVLPFENLSQDPSQDFLADGLTEELITELATKSSEQLAVIARTSVLPYKGRSKTAREVGAELDVDFLLEGSVRSDGKKLRIAARLVRGSDEASVWSADFERELDRLIATQREIASEVARAMAVRLVPEERKPPDAQAYELFLRGRFFLNQRSQDGFSAALSSFEAAVARDPSFAAGYVGLAETHALLGNYDFLEPADAYSAAIQPITRALELDPDLADAHLVLAYLKDAYQWDWEAAEREYRRAVESNPNLARAHHWLGGFLSSRGRHDEAIASTRRALELDPLSLIVHTELAWQLFFARRYEDAIEQCRRTIELDRDFLPAVDSLKWILIVAGRQEEAGEAFIRVMELEGESAESLAQARVALQEEGIGALLRRSVEATRARPAYDVAIDYATLGEVDRALEWLERAYAKGETDLADIRVDPRLDPLRQRAAFEEIAKRVESPRPFAIEPKSSGGSHRPAPSVPSESERRE, encoded by the coding sequence ATGGCCAAAGGGCTTTTCCGCTTCGGGCTCTTCGAGCTCGACCGTACCCGCGGCGAGCTTCGACGCGAAGGTCGACGCGTGCCCATCCAGGATCAACCGTTGAGGCTCCTCGAGCTGCTCGTGGAACGCGCCGGCGGGACGGTGGGTCGCGACGAGATCCGTAATGCTCTGTGGCCCGAGACCGTCCACGTGGACTTCGAGGCGGGGCTCAACGCGGCCGTACGGAGGCTCAGGGAGGCGCTCGACGACTCTGCCACGAATCCTCGCTACGTGGCGACCGTCCCGAGGCGCGGCTACCGCTTCATTGCCCCCGTCGAGACGTCCATTGCCTCGTCCCGAAAGCGATGGCCGTGGCTCCTGGCGGCATCGGTTCTCGTGGTCGGTGTCCTCGCCCTCGCCGTTCGAATCTTCGTGGCTCCCGCGGGGCCTATCCGAGTCGCCGTCCTCCCCTTCGAGAACTTGAGCCAGGACCCTTCCCAGGACTTTCTCGCCGACGGGTTGACCGAGGAGCTCATCACCGAGCTCGCGACGAAGAGCTCGGAACAGCTCGCGGTCATCGCGAGAACTTCGGTTCTGCCCTACAAGGGCAGGTCGAAGACCGCGCGCGAGGTCGGGGCGGAGCTCGACGTCGATTTCCTGCTCGAAGGCTCGGTACGCTCCGATGGCAAGAAGCTGCGTATTGCCGCCCGGCTCGTGCGAGGCTCGGACGAAGCGAGCGTGTGGTCGGCCGACTTCGAGCGCGAGCTCGACCGTTTGATCGCTACCCAGAGAGAGATCGCATCCGAGGTCGCCCGGGCGATGGCCGTTCGCCTCGTTCCCGAAGAGCGAAAGCCCCCCGACGCCCAGGCGTACGAGCTGTTTCTTCGAGGGCGGTTCTTTCTCAACCAGCGCTCCCAGGACGGGTTCTCCGCCGCCCTGTCCTCCTTCGAAGCGGCCGTGGCCCGAGATCCGAGCTTTGCCGCCGGCTACGTCGGGTTGGCCGAGACCCATGCGCTCCTCGGCAATTACGACTTCCTGGAGCCTGCCGACGCCTATTCGGCGGCGATTCAGCCGATCACCAGGGCGCTCGAGCTCGATCCCGACCTTGCCGACGCCCACCTCGTGCTCGCGTACCTGAAGGACGCCTACCAATGGGACTGGGAGGCTGCCGAACGCGAATACCGCAGAGCGGTCGAGTCCAATCCCAATCTCGCACGGGCCCATCACTGGCTCGGGGGGTTTCTATCCTCGCGGGGCCGACACGACGAGGCGATCGCGTCGACTCGGCGGGCGCTCGAGCTCGACCCACTTTCGTTGATCGTACACACCGAGCTCGCCTGGCAGTTGTTCTTCGCGCGTCGCTACGAAGACGCCATCGAGCAATGCCGGCGGACGATCGAGCTCGATCGCGACTTCCTTCCCGCCGTCGACAGTCTGAAGTGGATCCTGATCGTCGCCGGTCGACAAGAAGAGGCGGGGGAAGCTTTCATACGGGTCATGGAGCTCGAAGGGGAATCGGCCGAGAGCCTCGCCCAAGCTCGGGTGGCGCTCCAGGAAGAAGGCATCGGCGCTCTCCTGCGAAGGTCGGTCGAGGCGACCCGTGCCCGCCCAGCCTACGACGTCGCGATCGACTACGCCACGCTCGGCGAGGTGGACCGCGCTCTCGAATGGCTGGAGCGAGCCTACGCCAAAGGAGAGACCGACCTGGCCGACATCCGGGTCGATCCACGACTGGATCCCTTGCGCCAGCG
- a CDS encoding glycosyltransferase family 39 protein — MSYRNLLLVFAAAKIGLHLATATEYGYFRDELYYLACSEHLDLGYVDHPSLSILVLRASRTLLGDSLPAIRIVPALAGAVSLVLVGLMTRELGGGRYACALALTAAFVAPAYLSVSQYYSMNALDVMAWAVVAYLFIRMARGEERLWLAVGLALTLGLANKISVLWLGAGLAVGLTATRERRWLLTPGPWLAAGVALMGLAPYLVWQISHGWPTLEFMQVATTEKMREVAPLEFLLGQVEMMHPLTAPLWISGLLFYLAAPGGRRFRLLGFVYLSVFTILVSAGTSRSGYLAPAYTWLLPAGAVVVESWLSSRWARTALVFILILGGAVLAPFTIPLLPVDAYLRYARALGQEPSTEERKELGALSQHYADMHGWEDIVRKIARVWASLPEDERSRVGILAPDYGIAGAIDRFGEDLGLPRASSGHNNYWYWGPTGGNVWIVIGGSEAGLGARFDQVTLALDALDCGYCMPYESQRSVWIARGLKTSLADFWRGVRHFD; from the coding sequence ATGTCGTACCGCAACCTGCTTCTCGTGTTTGCTGCCGCCAAGATCGGCCTCCATCTGGCGACGGCGACCGAGTACGGATATTTTCGCGACGAGCTGTACTACCTGGCCTGCTCCGAACATCTGGACCTCGGCTACGTCGACCACCCCTCGCTTTCGATTCTCGTTTTGCGAGCCTCCCGAACGCTCCTCGGGGATTCTCTCCCGGCGATACGGATCGTTCCGGCGCTGGCCGGTGCGGTGAGCCTGGTCCTCGTGGGTCTCATGACTCGAGAGCTCGGAGGAGGTCGCTACGCCTGCGCGTTGGCGCTGACCGCGGCCTTCGTGGCACCCGCCTATCTGAGTGTCAGCCAGTATTACTCCATGAACGCCCTCGACGTGATGGCCTGGGCGGTGGTTGCCTATCTGTTCATCCGAATGGCTCGCGGTGAGGAGCGTCTGTGGCTCGCGGTTGGGCTCGCCTTGACTTTGGGGCTCGCCAACAAGATCAGTGTTCTCTGGCTCGGTGCAGGATTAGCAGTAGGTCTCACCGCGACGCGCGAGCGGCGCTGGCTTCTGACGCCGGGGCCCTGGCTCGCGGCCGGCGTGGCCCTCATGGGGCTGGCTCCGTACCTGGTCTGGCAAATATCACATGGGTGGCCGACCCTCGAGTTCATGCAGGTCGCGACCACCGAGAAGATGCGCGAAGTCGCGCCCCTGGAGTTTCTCCTCGGTCAAGTGGAAATGATGCACCCCCTGACGGCTCCTCTCTGGATTTCCGGACTCCTGTTCTATTTAGCCGCGCCAGGAGGGCGTCGGTTCCGCCTCCTGGGCTTCGTCTATCTGAGCGTTTTCACAATCCTCGTGAGCGCGGGCACGAGTCGGTCGGGCTACCTGGCACCGGCCTATACCTGGCTGCTCCCGGCTGGGGCCGTCGTAGTGGAATCCTGGCTCTCCTCTCGCTGGGCGCGAACCGCTCTCGTCTTCATCCTGATCCTGGGTGGCGCGGTTCTCGCTCCGTTCACCATCCCACTGCTTCCGGTGGACGCGTATCTTCGATACGCCAGGGCGCTCGGTCAGGAGCCTTCGACGGAGGAGCGCAAAGAGCTCGGGGCGCTTTCCCAGCATTACGCCGACATGCACGGCTGGGAAGACATCGTACGCAAGATCGCTCGCGTCTGGGCCAGCCTTCCGGAGGACGAACGTTCTCGCGTCGGGATTCTCGCCCCGGACTATGGCATCGCCGGAGCCATCGACCGGTTCGGTGAGGACCTCGGGCTTCCGAGAGCTTCGAGCGGCCACAACAACTATTGGTACTGGGGCCCGACGGGCGGAAACGTCTGGATCGTGATCGGAGGCTCCGAGGCGGGCCTGGGAGCGAGGTTCGACCAGGTGACCCTGGCCCTCGATGCGCTCGACTGTGGATACTGCATGCCCTACGAGTCGCAACGCAGCGTCTGGATCGCTCGGGGCTTGAAGACATCGCTCGCTGATTTCTGGCGAGGGGTCCGCCATTTCGATTGA
- a CDS encoding M48 family metalloprotease, translating to MRKGISFCLGASIVLLVGENAFGEKLRGYVWDLGASSLVVEGVPVRTTAETRIERPNHKGVTFADLRIGWEVEVDGTRGGDAFLAKKLKVKNKRFEEVDLEGFLEVRENARIELGGRELVWPQGAAPSEPLRSGMRIDGKGIVLDRGAVQVKEAKIYPPGFDEEETRFMSLVAQEVEKLKEELPRSDDAALQDYVARVGSGLVPRWVDTDELKFNFSVIEDPSLNAFALPDGTVVVHTGLLRVLENEAQLATVMGHEIAHATHRHGYRGYKQRNKLKWLQLGALAGGIVVGAKTDNPWAGLLTGLGSSLTLGAIVNGHGRDLEDEADRVGLEYMIDAGYDPFQAPEVWRIFNRHTGDQGAVANFFFSDHSTHQARISNLTREINSNYRGKLDTASLKTNEGAFERATAKLKAAPAKPSSR from the coding sequence ATGAGGAAGGGGATTTCTTTCTGTCTGGGCGCATCGATCGTTCTTCTCGTCGGCGAAAACGCCTTCGGCGAGAAGCTCCGGGGATACGTCTGGGATCTGGGCGCGAGCTCGCTCGTGGTGGAAGGCGTTCCCGTGCGGACGACCGCCGAGACCCGGATCGAGCGTCCGAATCACAAAGGCGTGACGTTTGCCGACCTTCGCATCGGCTGGGAGGTCGAGGTCGATGGCACGAGGGGAGGCGACGCTTTTCTCGCCAAGAAGCTCAAGGTGAAGAACAAGCGCTTCGAGGAAGTCGATCTCGAGGGTTTCTTGGAAGTCCGGGAGAACGCTCGGATCGAGCTCGGAGGCCGAGAGCTCGTCTGGCCCCAGGGAGCCGCGCCGTCCGAACCGCTCCGTTCGGGTATGCGTATCGATGGAAAGGGCATCGTCCTCGACCGTGGCGCGGTCCAGGTCAAGGAGGCCAAAATCTATCCGCCGGGCTTCGACGAGGAAGAAACTCGGTTCATGAGCCTCGTCGCCCAGGAAGTCGAAAAGTTGAAAGAGGAGCTCCCTCGCAGCGACGACGCGGCCCTGCAGGATTACGTTGCCCGAGTGGGCTCGGGTCTGGTGCCTCGATGGGTCGATACCGATGAGCTGAAGTTCAACTTCAGCGTCATCGAAGATCCGAGCCTGAACGCCTTCGCCCTCCCCGACGGCACGGTCGTCGTTCATACGGGACTTCTTCGCGTTCTCGAGAACGAAGCGCAGCTTGCCACCGTCATGGGGCACGAGATCGCCCATGCCACCCATCGTCACGGCTACCGAGGTTATAAACAGAGGAACAAACTGAAGTGGCTGCAGCTGGGGGCGCTGGCCGGCGGGATCGTCGTGGGCGCGAAAACCGACAATCCCTGGGCGGGGCTGCTGACGGGGCTCGGCTCGAGTCTGACCCTGGGCGCCATCGTCAACGGTCACGGCCGCGACCTCGAAGACGAGGCGGACCGCGTCGGTCTCGAGTACATGATCGATGCGGGATACGATCCCTTCCAGGCACCCGAGGTCTGGAGAATCTTCAATAGGCACACCGGAGATCAGGGAGCCGTGGCGAACTTCTTCTTCAGCGACCATTCGACGCACCAGGCGCGCATCAGCAACCTGACCCGGGAGATCAATTCGAACTATCGAGGGAAGCTGGACACGGCGTCGTTGAAGACGAACGAGGGCGCCTTCGAGAGGGCCACCGCCAAGTTGAAGGCGGCGCCCGCGAAGCCGAGCTCACGCTAA
- a CDS encoding alpha/beta hydrolase-fold protein: MTFRIRVHYPLTSAGSVVLRTEADWERDVEPVDGGSSYFDFRVESKASFLYFKPVLRERTNGIRWSAGENYLALSDEQDREVYPYFDVDDRCSVCEIREAEYRYRVFYPPGYHENVLERFPVLYMHDAQNLFFREEAFQGYHWRIPETLSLLDAMNLVKKVIVVGIYPNDREKDYTKPGYEKYGRFLVENLKPEIDRSFRTLPGPESTAVMGSSLGGVASFFMAWQWPEVFGMAACLSSTFGWRDDLETRVENEPRRNVRFYLDSGWPKDNYEATRNMRTRLVRKGYRPGKDLFYLGFPEALHNETSWAMRCHVPFQFLFGDR; encoded by the coding sequence ATGACGTTTCGCATTCGCGTCCACTATCCCCTGACTTCGGCTGGGAGCGTGGTTCTTCGAACCGAAGCGGATTGGGAGAGGGACGTCGAGCCAGTGGATGGCGGGAGCTCGTATTTCGACTTTCGCGTGGAGTCGAAGGCATCGTTTCTTTATTTCAAGCCGGTTCTACGCGAGAGAACCAACGGGATCCGCTGGTCGGCGGGAGAGAACTACCTCGCACTGTCCGACGAACAAGACCGGGAGGTCTATCCGTACTTCGACGTCGATGACCGGTGCAGCGTCTGCGAGATCCGGGAAGCGGAGTACCGCTACCGAGTCTTCTATCCGCCCGGCTATCACGAGAACGTCCTCGAGCGCTTCCCCGTCCTCTACATGCACGACGCGCAGAACCTCTTTTTTCGCGAGGAGGCGTTCCAGGGATATCACTGGCGCATCCCCGAGACCCTGAGCCTTCTCGATGCGATGAACCTGGTCAAGAAGGTGATCGTCGTGGGCATCTACCCGAACGATCGCGAGAAAGACTATACGAAGCCGGGCTACGAGAAGTACGGCCGATTCCTCGTCGAAAACCTGAAGCCCGAGATCGATCGCTCGTTTCGCACACTTCCCGGGCCCGAGTCCACTGCGGTGATGGGCTCGTCGCTCGGGGGTGTGGCGTCGTTCTTCATGGCGTGGCAGTGGCCGGAGGTCTTCGGCATGGCGGCGTGCCTGTCGAGCACGTTCGGATGGCGCGACGATCTCGAGACCCGCGTCGAGAACGAGCCGCGCCGCAACGTCCGGTTCTATTTGGACAGCGGCTGGCCGAAGGACAACTACGAAGCCACGCGCAACATGAGAACGCGCTTAGTGAGGAAAGGCTATCGACCGGGGAAGGACCTGTTTTATCTCGGCTTTCCCGAAGCGCTCCACAACGAGACTTCCTGGGCGATGCGCTGTCACGTGCCTTTCCAGTTCTTGTTCGGCGACCGTTAG
- a CDS encoding NAD(P)H-dependent oxidoreductase: MDRPLFIPVILGTARKGRMSAHVARFVHGEVSKRAAVETELIDITEVPMPIDGAGEDIKDPSFSAKMNRADGVIIVAPEYNHSFPGLLKHVLDTCLEEYIHKAAGIVGVAAGPFGGTRVVQSLLPALREMGLMTIFTDVNFSSVHKLFDENGKLLEPAYIRRTANFLDELEWMAKTLRHGRENIPQE, from the coding sequence ATGGACAGGCCGCTCTTCATTCCCGTCATTCTCGGTACCGCCCGCAAGGGGCGGATGAGCGCTCATGTGGCGCGCTTCGTGCACGGCGAAGTCTCGAAGCGAGCCGCCGTCGAGACCGAGCTCATCGACATTACCGAAGTCCCGATGCCCATCGACGGGGCCGGAGAAGACATCAAGGATCCGTCGTTCTCGGCGAAGATGAACCGTGCCGACGGCGTCATCATCGTCGCGCCCGAGTACAACCACAGCTTTCCCGGTCTTCTGAAACACGTACTCGATACGTGCCTCGAGGAGTACATCCACAAGGCGGCAGGTATCGTGGGTGTGGCCGCCGGGCCCTTTGGCGGCACCCGAGTGGTGCAGAGCCTGCTTCCCGCGCTTCGGGAGATGGGCCTCATGACCATCTTCACCGACGTCAACTTCTCGAGCGTGCACAAGCTCTTCGACGAGAACGGCAAGCTCCTCGAGCCCGCTTACATTCGCAGGACGGCGAACTTCCTCGACGAGCTGGAGTGGATGGCGAAGACGCTCCGGCACGGGCGGGAGAACATTCCCCAGGAGTAG
- a CDS encoding glucose 1-dehydrogenase: MMLLPRANEKMKAVAVFPGKASSIHLTELPMPKVTDVPGGRGVLARVIRVGVDGTDKEINAAEYGQAPPGYDFLVTGHECMGQVVEVGENVTELEPGDYVVPTVRRPGQSFYDGIGQYDMTTDDVYFERGINLRHGYLTEYFVDDPDYIVKLPKGLRDVGVLLEPTSVIEKGIVQAYELQRRLKVWRPRRAAVLGAGTIGLLAAVSLRMRGLEVTSFGRTPAPYRNADLLQEIGVRYVSTKQKPLEEASRDYGPFDIIFEATGFAPIVFQAMEHVGKNGVLILSSVTGGGRHVDVPADAINLGFVLGNKVVVGTVNANREYFEAGIYDLCRAQLEYPGWLNKLLTHPVEGLERFDEMMRLLTTEKDAIKVFVNVSQE, encoded by the coding sequence ATGATGCTTCTTCCCCGAGCCAACGAAAAGATGAAGGCCGTCGCGGTGTTTCCCGGCAAGGCCTCGAGCATCCATCTGACCGAGCTGCCGATGCCAAAGGTGACGGACGTTCCCGGAGGACGGGGCGTTCTGGCTCGCGTCATCCGCGTCGGCGTCGACGGAACCGACAAAGAGATCAACGCCGCCGAGTACGGCCAGGCGCCTCCCGGGTACGACTTCCTGGTTACCGGACACGAGTGCATGGGGCAGGTGGTCGAGGTGGGTGAGAACGTCACCGAGCTCGAGCCCGGTGACTACGTCGTCCCCACGGTCCGGAGACCGGGGCAGAGTTTCTACGACGGGATCGGCCAGTACGACATGACGACCGACGATGTCTATTTCGAGCGCGGAATCAACCTTCGTCACGGTTATCTCACCGAGTATTTCGTCGACGATCCGGACTACATCGTCAAGCTGCCGAAAGGGCTTCGCGACGTGGGAGTACTGCTCGAGCCCACGTCGGTCATCGAGAAGGGCATCGTTCAAGCCTACGAGCTCCAGCGCCGCTTGAAGGTCTGGCGTCCCCGTCGCGCTGCCGTGCTCGGCGCCGGCACCATCGGTCTTCTCGCCGCCGTGTCCCTCCGGATGCGGGGGCTCGAGGTCACGAGCTTCGGTCGAACGCCGGCTCCCTATCGGAACGCCGATCTCCTCCAGGAGATCGGGGTGCGTTACGTCTCGACGAAACAGAAGCCTCTCGAGGAGGCTTCCAGAGACTATGGGCCATTCGATATCATCTTCGAGGCGACGGGCTTCGCGCCCATCGTGTTCCAGGCGATGGAGCACGTCGGCAAGAACGGTGTTCTCATCCTCTCGAGCGTCACCGGAGGCGGACGCCACGTCGACGTTCCCGCCGATGCCATCAACCTGGGCTTCGTGCTCGGCAACAAGGTGGTCGTGGGCACGGTGAATGCGAACCGGGAGTACTTCGAGGCGGGCATCTACGATCTATGCCGGGCTCAGCTCGAGTATCCCGGGTGGTTGAACAAGCTTCTGACGCATCCCGTCGAGGGGTTGGAACGTTTCGACGAGATGATGCGCCTTCTGACGACCGAAAAGGACGCCATCAAAGTCTTCGTCAACGTCAGCCAGGAGTGA
- a CDS encoding GMC family oxidoreductase: MASNGRYDVIIIGTGAGGGTLAHRLAPTGKKILLLERGGYVPRETDNWDTRAVVTKGKYHIKDAWYDEHGKAFHPGTHYYVGGNTKFYGAALVRLRKQDFGEVHHYGGISPSWPIAYDELEPYYTEAEHLYHVHGLRGSDPTEPPASAPYRFPPVSHEPRLAKLAEDLERAGHRPFFLPMGIMLDEKNPHKSACIRCSTCDGHPCLVNAKADAHVVCVEPALEYENVSLLTGALVSRLETSPSGRDITRVQVERNGEKETYSAEVVVVSCGAINSAALLLKSFNDRHPNGLANGSDQVGRNYMCHLNSVMLALSRCENPTVFQKTLGLNDFYFPSEDWEYPMGHISFVGKTDKNVLAAGAPRLAPGFTLELMAKHSLDFWLTSEDLPDARNRVTLTRSGDIQLIYRRNNEEGHKRLQAKLKSLLKHIDCTEDLFHMNAYIGKQIPIAGVAHQNGTLRFGRDPKSSVLDTSCKAHEIDNLYVVDGSFFPSSGAMNPALTIMANALRVGDHLKERMR, translated from the coding sequence CACCGGGGCAGGAGGGGGCACGCTGGCGCACCGGCTCGCCCCCACGGGCAAGAAGATACTGCTTCTCGAACGAGGTGGTTACGTTCCTCGTGAGACCGACAACTGGGACACGCGTGCCGTCGTCACGAAAGGGAAGTACCACATCAAAGACGCCTGGTACGACGAGCACGGCAAGGCGTTCCATCCGGGAACCCACTACTACGTGGGCGGCAACACGAAGTTCTACGGCGCGGCTCTCGTGCGCCTCAGGAAGCAGGATTTCGGCGAAGTGCACCACTATGGGGGCATCTCTCCCTCTTGGCCGATCGCCTACGACGAGCTCGAGCCTTATTACACCGAAGCCGAGCACCTGTACCACGTGCACGGCCTCAGGGGGAGCGACCCGACCGAGCCTCCCGCGAGCGCACCTTATCGCTTCCCGCCGGTGAGCCACGAACCACGACTCGCGAAGCTCGCGGAGGATCTCGAGCGAGCCGGCCACCGCCCGTTCTTCCTGCCGATGGGCATCATGCTGGACGAGAAGAATCCGCACAAGAGCGCCTGCATCCGGTGCTCGACCTGCGACGGGCATCCCTGTCTCGTCAACGCCAAAGCCGACGCACACGTCGTCTGCGTCGAGCCGGCTCTCGAGTACGAGAACGTTTCCCTGTTGACCGGCGCCCTCGTCTCGCGACTGGAGACGAGCCCCTCCGGCCGTGACATCACCAGGGTCCAGGTGGAGCGAAACGGAGAGAAAGAGACCTATTCGGCCGAGGTCGTCGTCGTCTCGTGCGGTGCCATCAACTCGGCCGCGCTCTTGTTGAAATCTTTCAACGACCGTCATCCCAACGGGCTCGCCAACGGCTCCGATCAGGTCGGCCGTAACTACATGTGCCACTTGAACTCGGTGATGCTGGCACTGTCGCGCTGCGAGAACCCGACGGTGTTCCAGAAGACTCTCGGCCTGAACGATTTCTATTTCCCCTCCGAAGACTGGGAGTATCCGATGGGTCACATCTCCTTCGTCGGCAAGACCGACAAGAACGTGCTGGCCGCCGGCGCGCCCCGGCTCGCGCCCGGATTCACCCTCGAGCTCATGGCGAAGCACTCGCTCGACTTCTGGCTTACGTCCGAGGACCTTCCCGATGCGCGGAATCGTGTGACCTTGACGAGGAGCGGCGATATCCAGCTCATCTACCGCCGGAACAACGAGGAAGGACACAAGCGGCTCCAGGCGAAGCTCAAGAGTCTGCTCAAGCACATCGATTGCACCGAGGACCTGTTCCACATGAACGCCTATATCGGCAAGCAGATACCGATCGCCGGGGTCGCCCATCAGAACGGCACGCTGCGTTTCGGGAGGGATCCGAAATCGTCCGTCCTCGACACGTCGTGCAAGGCCCACGAGATCGATAACCTCTACGTCGTCGACGGGAGTTTCTTCCCGTCATCGGGCGCGATGAACCCCGCCCTCACAATCATGGCGAACGCCCTTCGCGTGGGGGACCATCTAAAGGAGAGAATGCGATGA